A portion of the Caldilineales bacterium genome contains these proteins:
- a CDS encoding uroporphyrinogen decarboxylase family protein, with amino-acid sequence MERSAKTLAKVERMRRALHHQEADRVPISDFFWGSFVNRWRQEMGLPADADIYTYYDLDWQVTIPNMDPHIKSFETLKETDEDVVVKTGFEATIRKKFADPMPEWLEFGLTSIEQTATFQFDDPWDERRYFRAGDNQIAGVGDGFARNSPAWVETVKKLHPDFAVFGSVCEANEYMTRIVGPENNLLWVALYPDEYARFIERTMEFAIGVLQAQIKAADGLLDGMVIWGDVAYKKDVFFAPDWWRAHYKPYLTEMVRICHEADLPVIYHGCGNVKRIIPDFIETGIDAYNPLEAKAGLDVVDLRRQYGHTFGFCGNMSVIDWAELSPAELKPIVLRKLNAAKGGGMIFQSDHSVPTNVSAANYDYVVKLVREWGQYPLKLGEYDIPDLN; translated from the coding sequence AGTCGAAAGAATGCGCCGGGCGCTGCATCACCAGGAGGCCGATCGAGTGCCGATCAGCGATTTCTTCTGGGGCAGCTTCGTCAACCGTTGGCGCCAGGAGATGGGCCTGCCCGCCGATGCCGACATCTACACCTACTACGACCTCGATTGGCAGGTCACCATCCCCAACATGGACCCGCACATCAAGTCGTTCGAGACGCTGAAAGAGACGGACGAGGATGTGGTGGTCAAGACCGGTTTCGAGGCCACCATCCGCAAAAAGTTCGCCGACCCCATGCCCGAATGGCTGGAGTTCGGCCTGACCAGCATCGAGCAGACCGCGACTTTCCAGTTTGACGACCCCTGGGACGAGCGCCGCTATTTCAGGGCCGGGGACAACCAGATCGCCGGGGTGGGCGACGGGTTCGCCCGCAACTCGCCCGCCTGGGTAGAGACAGTCAAAAAGCTGCACCCGGATTTCGCCGTCTTCGGCAGTGTGTGCGAGGCCAACGAATACATGACCCGGATCGTCGGCCCGGAGAACAATCTGCTGTGGGTGGCGCTCTATCCCGACGAATACGCCCGCTTCATCGAACGCACAATGGAGTTCGCCATCGGCGTCCTGCAGGCCCAGATCAAGGCTGCCGATGGGCTTCTGGATGGCATGGTCATCTGGGGCGATGTGGCCTACAAGAAGGATGTCTTCTTTGCCCCCGACTGGTGGCGGGCGCACTACAAGCCCTATCTGACCGAGATGGTGCGGATTTGCCACGAGGCCGACCTGCCGGTGATCTACCACGGCTGCGGCAATGTCAAGCGCATCATCCCCGACTTCATCGAGACCGGCATCGACGCCTACAACCCGCTGGAAGCGAAAGCCGGGCTGGATGTGGTGGATCTGCGCCGGCAATACGGCCACACTTTCGGCTTCTGCGGCAACATGAGCGTGATCGACTGGGCCGAGCTCAGCCCCGCCGAACTCAAGCCCATCGTTCTCCGCAAGCTGAACGCGGCCAAAGGCGGCGGCATGATCTTCCAGTCTGATCACTCCGTCCCTACCAACGTCTCCGCTGCCAACTACGATTATGTGGTCAAGCTCGTGCGCGAGTGGGGGCAGTATCCGCTGAAGTTGGGCGAGTATGATATT